The sequence GGGGGCGCGCCGACCCCGGGTCCTCCAGCTCGGGCGGAGGACGGCGGCGCAGCAGCCTGCCCTCGTACGGATCCATCACCGAGCGGGACAGCGAGCCGCTGCCGATGTTCGGGAACGAGCCGCGCGCGACGCCCGGGAACGAGGCGACGCCCTCGATCTCGAGGGTGGCCGCGTTCGCCGTGGATCATGACGCCGACACACCGCTCACGGCGCAAGGCGCGCCGGGAGGCGCGCGGCCGCTGCACGCGGAGGTCGACCGCCTCACGACCGAGGCGCTCCGGCTCCGCGAGGAGGCGCGCTTCGCGGTCGCCCACGCCGAGCGCAAGCTGGCGCTGGCCAAGGTGGCTGCTCACCTCTCCGAGATGGCCACCGAGGCGCTGCGCCTCTCCGCGAGCGCCGCCCCGGAGCGCGCGTCGCACCGCCTCGACGAGGCGCTCGCGCTCGAGCGGGCGATGCACAAGGTCATGTCCACGCCGCTCACGCTCGCGCCCGAGACGACCGCGCTGCCTGTCGCGTGGGGCAACGAGCAGCGCTCCATCCTCGCCCAGCTCGGCCTCGAGCACCTGGCACCACCCGCCACGTCGAGGCCCTCGGACTTCGGCGCGCCCCCGCATCGGCTGACTCCGGCGCCCGGGGACGCGAGCGCGGCGCAGCAGCTCATGGCGACCGGCCCCGCGAGGAGCGACGCGGCAGGCGTGCCATCCGCTGCGCTCGCCGTCCGGGGCGACGCTGCGGGCGACGCGATCGGCCCGCCCACCGCTGCGGACGCTGACGCGTTTCAGGCCAGCCTCCGGCCGATGCTCCTCGGCGTGCCGCGCGCGCTCGCGCTCGCCGTCGCGGCGGCGGCCTTCATGGCGTTCGTCTTGCTGGCCTGGTTCTATTCCTGAGCGCCGCTGCGCCCGCGAGCGCGCGACGCGCGACGCGCCGCGCGCCGAGACGTCGCTTGATCCCGGCGGGGCACGGCGGCTACCGTCCTTGGATCATGAGCGAGCAAAGCGACTGGGTGCTGATCGGCCTGGATGAGACCACGGCGCGCCGGCAGGGGATCCCCGCGCGCATGCCGGTGCCTCGGGGTGAGTTCGAAGGGCTGGCCGACAAGGGGCTCGGCATCGACGCCGCCCGCAAGTGGATCAAGGACTTCCTCACGAACTCCGAGCCCGGCAAGAGCGGCGTCTGGCGCAAGCAGAACAGCACGCTCGTCTCGCAATTCGAGGCGTTCCTCGACAAGGCTCCGGTCTGGGAGCGCGCGCAGAAGGCCTTCGGCGAGCGCGACTACGAGAAGGCGATCTCGGCGCTCAAGCGCATCATCACGATGGATCCCGATGATCACGCCGCGCGTCTGAACCTCGCCTCGGCGCAGGCGAACATGGGCGATCACCCCGCGGCGCTGAAGAGCTTCCAGGCGATCCGAAAGACGTTCCAGGGGGACGCCGACTACCACGTGGCGGTCGGGCAAGTGCACCTGGCGATGCAGAAGAAAGACGCCGCGCTCGACGAGATGGTGCTCGCGCTCGAGGCGAAGCCCGACTGCCAGCCGGCGCTGGATGCGATGGTCCAGCTCGGGGTCCTCACGCCGATCTACGAGAACCCGCGCGACGCGGCCTCGCTCGTCTACGTGCGCTCCGACGCGGTGCTCGAGTACCTCGCGGGCCAGTGGGACGCGGCGCCGCGCGACGGCGCCTTCTATCTCGAGCAGCTCGCCTACCACGAGCGCGAGCTCCGCCACGACGTCGCGCTGGCCGCGGCGGAGCGCGCCGTCGCCGCCTCGGGCGAAGGGGCGAGCGGCGAGCGCGCGCACCTCGCGCGGATCGCCGCGCTCCGATCGCTCGGGCGCACCGACGAGGCGCTCGCCGCGGCCGAGGCCTTCGTCGCGACGGCGCCGTCCTCGTCGGGCGCCTGGGTCGAGCTCGCCAAGTGCCTGTCCCAGGCGGGCCGCGGAGCGGAGGTGCCCGCCGCGGTCGAGCGCGCGCTGGAGAGCGACCCAGGCGATCTCGCGGCGCTCTCGCTCCGGTTCTGGCCGAGCGATCCCGCGGACATCCAGAAGGTCAACGAGGCGATCCCCGCGCTCGCCGCCTTCGTCGCGGCTCACCCCGAGAGCGCCGGCGCGCGCCGTTCGCTCGCCCGCGCCGAGCTCGTCGCAGGTCGGATCGACGACGCGCTGGCGGGCTTCGCGGCGGCCGTCGCGCTCGCGCCCGGGGACGACGATCTCCGGGCCGAGCACTGGACCGAGCTCGGGAAGCAGCAGCGGTACCCGGACATCATCGCCGATGCGGCGAGGCTCTCGGATCTCGCGAAGCGCGACTGGAAGCTGCGATGGAACGAGGCCGAGGCGTACGCCGCGCTCGGCAAGAACATCGAGGCGCGGGCGGCGTTCTCGGCCATCAACTTCGACGAGTCGCTGCACGTCGACGTGCGCCGCAGGGCCAAGCGCGCCGTCAAGACGATGGATGAGACGCCGCCCGTCGTGCCGTGACGCCGAGCCGCGGGCGGCGCGCGCTCAGAGCGAGCCGGAGACGCCGAGCCCGACGGCGTCGCCCGTGACGATCGGCTTCACCGAGAGGGAGACGTCGTTGCGGACGAGCTTCTTCTCGGGCGCGGCGAGGCCGCCGATGAACATCGCGGCCCCGGCGACCTGAGCCAGCCCGTCGACCATGAGGACGAAGACGCCGCCGCCCTTCGCATCGGCGGTGCCGACGGTGATGAAGGGGCCGGCGAGCGGGATGTAGAGCGGGAGGTAGCTCTCCCCGCTGCCGCCGCTCGCCCTGTCCGCGCTCTCCGCGACGAGCCCGACCATCGCCGAGAGGATGTAGGTGACCCCGAACGTCACGGCGCCGCCGATGACCAGGCCGCGGCGCGCCCTCTCCTCGACGCGGTAACCCTCCGGGACGGCCTGCCCTTCCTCGTAGTTCATGATCCTCGGGCCGACCGGGTACGAGCCGGGGGTCGAGGCGTATCCGGGCGGCGGGGCGTAGCCCGGAGGCGGGGCGTAGCCGGGAGGCGGGGCATAGCCCGGAGGCGGGGCGTATCCGGGAGGCGGGTAATAGCCGGGCTGCTGCCCGTAGGGGGCAGGCGCGCCGTACGGCGCGGGGGCTCCGTAGGGCGCGGGCTGCGGCTCGGCGCCGGCAGGGGCGGCTGCGCGCGGCGGCGCGGACGCAGCAGGAGGCGCCTGCGCGAAGGCGGAGGGGGCGCTGAGCAGGAGTGCGGCGAGAGGTGCTGCGCTGGCGAGGAGCGCTCGCCACGGATGCGTCGGGGCGCCCTGTCCGGGATGGATCGTCATGGTCAATGACGCTAACGCAGCTCCGTCGCCAAGGTCCAGACGAGCGCAGGTCGCCGGCGCGTGGCGTGTGTGCTCCAGGGCCGCGCCTAGGCGCGCGTGCGCGCGGGCTCCATGGGCTGGTGCCTCCTGACGGCGCCACCGTCCTTGCGCGCCTCGAGCTCCGGCGCGTGGTGGTCCTCCAGGAGCGGCGGGATCTCGCCCGTGATCAACCGTGAGGCGCGCTGGTAGGTCACGTAGGACAGGGCCCACGAGAACAGCACCAGGAAGCGGTTACGGAAGCCGATCAGGAAGAGGATATGGACGAACAGCCACGCGAGCCACGCCAGGAACCCGGAGAGCTTCAGCTTGCCGAAGTCGGCGACCGCCGCCGCGCGCCCGATCGTCGCCATGGATCCCCGGTCGTTGTACCGGAACGGCAGCCGCGGCAGCCCCCGCAAGGTGCGCGAGACGTTGCGCGCGGCGTGGCGCCCTCCCTGGATCGCCGCGGGCGCCACGCCGGGCACGGGCGTCCCGTCCTCCTGCTTCAGCGACGCGAGGTCGCCGATCACGTAGATGTCCTCGTGACCCGGCACCGTCAGGTCCGGCGCCACCAGCACGCGCCCCGCCCGGTCGAGCGGCGCTCCGAGGGTGCGGGCGATTGCCGACGCCGCCACGCCGGCCCCCCAGAGCACGGTCCTGGCTTCGATCCGCTTGTCGCCGATCGAGACCCCCTCCTCGTCGATGCCGGTGACGCGGCAGTTCGTCCGCACCTCCACATTGAGCGCGGCCAGCTGCTGTTTCGCCTTCTCGCCGAGCTCCGGGACGTACGACGGCAGCACCTGCCCGGCCCCTTCCAGCAGGACGATGCGGGCCTTGCTCGGGTCGATGTGCCGGAACTCGCGCCTGAGCGTGTGCCTCGAGAGCTCCGAGAGGGCACCGGCGAGCTCGACGCCCGTCGGACCCGCGCCCACCACGACGAACGTCATCCAGGCGCTCCGCCGCGCCGGATCGGGCTCGCGCTCGGCCGCCTCGAAGGCGACGAGGACGCGCCGGCGAATCTCGAGCGCATCCTCGACGGTCTTGAGCCCGGGCGCGAAGGCCGCCCACGCGTCGTTCCCGAAGTACGAGTGCGACGCCCCGGCCGCGACGATCAGCTTGTCGTAGCCGAGCTCGCCGTCCTCGAAGATCACCCGCTTCTGGACGGGGTCGATCGCCTTCACCTCGGCGAGGATCACGCTCGTGTTCTTCTGCTTGCGCAGCACGTGGCGGATGGGCGTGGCGATGTCGCTCGCGCTCAGGCCCGCCGTCGCGACCTGGTACAGGAGGGGCTGGAACGTGTGATGGTTGTGCCGGTCGATCACGGTCACGCGTACCGGCTCGCGCCGGAGCGCCCGCGCCGCGTAGAGGCCGCCGAAGCCGGCACCGATGATGACGACGTGCTCCATGCCGTGGCCCTGGTTCCCGTGTGCCACCGCAGCAAGAGCAGGAGCCGCAGATCTCCCGATTTGACCCTGGACGTGAAGGCGGCGCCCTCGCTCGTTCGCGGGACGGAGGCCGCGAGATGGCCGCTCGCGATCCCCTCTCGTCGGCGTCGCCGTCCGTTCGTCGGGCAGCGCTTGCGTCAGGCGCCCCAGGCGGTGCGCAGCAGGGGCCGATCGATCGCCATCGGCCCGGTCAAGCGGCTTTGCCCTGGGCGATCCACTTGTTCATGAAGACCGCGCTGAGCTCCCACCCTTGCCGCAGCTCCTTTTCGGCGCTGCTCTCGAGCATGCCGCCGACGCCGAACACCTTCGCTTCGATCGTGATCTCGGCGGTCCGACGCACCTTGTTGTCGCCGATGGCCTCGGCGCGCACCACGCCTTCGTTGCGCATCTTGTCGGCCAGGGTGCTTGGCGTCAGCTTGAAGGTCCACACCTTCGTCGCCTTGTTCAGCCTGCCCTCTTCGGTGTAGCGGAACCCGGAGCCGAGCAGCTTCTCGACGGGGCCGGGCAGATTCATCTTCGGCTTCCCGGCCGACCTCCGGATGATCTCCGTCGCCGTCTCGACCTGCTCCGTGATCGTGAACTCGGGGAAACCGAGCTCCTTCCTGTAGAGCTCCTCGTTGAATGTCTTGTCCAGGAACAGCTTCCAGAACGTCTCGAGGTTGCAGTTGATCTCGTGTGTGAGGGTGAACTTGCCCATGGGATCGTTCCTTTGCGGTGCGCGGGTTCGATGACGTCTGGCTCTGCGTGTACCGCAGCCCGTACGTGGCGTCCATGTCTCGGCCGGGACCGCTGAACACGGGATCTGCGAGGACAATGCGTCCGTCTGCGTTGCGCGCGTCGGGCGATGCGGGCGCGGGCGGCGGGCTTCCAGCGCTTCTGCATCCGTGCGAGCATGACGCTGTGACGTGCATCCTCGTCATCGACGACGACGCCGCGATCCGATCCATGTTCGTGCGTTCGCTCCGCCCGCTGGGCGAGGTCGAGGAGGCGAACGGCGGGGCGCCGGCGCTGCGCCGGCTCTCCGCGCGCAAGTTCGATCTCGTGGTGCTCGACCTGCACATGCCGCTGGTCGACGGCTTCAGCGTGCTCGAGTCGCTCTCGGCCAAGGGGGCGCTGAACCGGGACACGCCCGTCTTCGTCGTGACGGCCGATGAGTCGCAGCAGGCTCGTATCCGCGCGCTGCGTCGGCACGCGATCTTCCTGCTCTCGAAGCCGGTGAACCTCGCCATGCTGGTGTCGCTGGCGGAGTCCTCGCTGAAGAAAGCCGCCGCCCGCGCCACGCCGTCCCCGCCGTCCGAAGAGGCGCAGCCCGAGAAGCCGAAGGAGCACTGAGCGCGATCCGCCGGCCGTGCGGGAGGCCGCTGCGGCCGGTCTGAAGGCGCTACCGCGGCGCCAGGTCGAGGGGCGGCGCAGCGGGGCGCGGCCGCGGCGGCGCCTGGCCGGGGACGGGCCCGCGCGGCAGCGCGGGGGTGGGTGGAGTCGCCGGCTGCGCGGGCTGGAGCGAGGGCCGTGGCGGAGGCCACCCGGTGACGGATGGCGTCGGCAAGGGTCCCGGGACGCGCGGCGCAGGGGTGACCGAGGAGCCCGGGTACGGCGTCCCCGGCGCGGGTGCGGCGCCGGGGATGTACGCCGGCTGCCCGCTCGGGAGAGGGGCGCCTGCGTCGGCGGGGACCGCGGCATCCGCGGCCGCGTCGGCCGCGTCGACCTGCGCGGCCGCGTCGACCTGCGCGGCCGCGTCGGCCGCGTCGACCTGCGCGGCCGCGTCGGCGATCTGCTCGGCCGCGGCCGCGTCGATCGGGGCCGCGGCATCGGCGACGGCGTCGCTCGCGACCGTGGCGGCCGTCGCCGACGCGCTCGGCTTCGCCGCGGCATCGGCGCCGGCATCGGGCGTTTGCACCGCCGGTACGGAGGCGCTGGGGCTGGCGGACGGCACCACCACACGGCCGAACGGCAGGCGGCCGGAACGCGCGAGCGCGAACGCAGCGGCCGCGATCAGGCCCAGGACGATCAGCGCGAGCAACGCCACGCGGACGAAGGACCACGTCGCAGGGGCCGGGCGCGCGCGGCGCTCGGGCGCCGGCGCGACAGCGCTCGCGGGGCCGCCCGCGTGCGCCGCCGGACCGACGTGAGCCGCCGGCCCCGGGGGCGCCGGCGGCCCCACGTGCAGCGGCGGCGGGATCAGCGGCAGCGGCGAAAGCCCCGCCGGGAAATCGAACGGCGAGCCTGCCCCGTCCGGGTTCGACTTGCGGGTTGCATCCGGATTCGACTTGCGCGTCGCGTCCGGATTCGACTTGCGCATCGGATCGGCGTTCGCGCGGCGCGGGCTCGTCGGCGCCGGCATGCGCGAGCTTGCCGGCCCCGACATGCGCGAGCTCGCTGGCCCCGACATGCGCGAGCTCGCGGGCCCCGACATGCGCGAGCTCGCGGGCCCCGACATGCGCGAGCTCGCGGGGCCTGCCGGGGACGAGGGCGGCGCCGCGTCGGCCGCGCCCCCGCCCTCCGTCGCCTCCGGGCCGTCCTGCAGGATCGGCAGCATGGAGATGCGCCGGAGCATCACCTCGGTCGCGTCCTCGGGGCGCGAGGCCTGCGGCTTCTGGGGGTGGGCGCGCTCGGCGAGGATCCGATCGAGCTCGTCGAGCGCCTGATCGATCCGCTCCTTGCGCGCCTCGGCGACCCCGGGGAGCAGATCGCGGACGAGCTGGCCCACCTGTTTGTCGGTGTAGCTCTCGCGGACCGCGACGCTCACCTGCTCGAGATCGCGGCGCAGCTCCGCGGCCGTCTGGTACCGCTCGTTCGGGTTCTTGGCGAGCGCGCGCATGATGATGCGGTCGAGCTCCGGGTGGACCTCGGGCATGATCTCGCGCGGCGGCTGCGGGTTGCGGTTGGCGATCTGCTGCATCGCCTCCAGCGGGCCCTTGCCGCGGAACGGCGTGTGGCCCGTCACCAGGAGGTAGAGCAGCACGCCCATCGAGAAGAGATCGCTGCGGCGGTCGAGCGCCCCGCCCATGACCTGCTCGGGCGAGAAATACCCCGTCTTGCCCTTGATCGCGCCGACGCGGCTGGTCTGCGCGCGCGCCCGCGTCTTCGCGACGCCGAAGTCGACGACCTTGACCATGCCGTCGAACGTCACCATCACGTTCTCCGGCGTGACGTCGCGGTGGATCAGGTTGAGGAGCTCGCCCGTGTCGTCGCGGACCTCGTGCGCCGCGTGCAGCCCGGCGCACGCGGCGATCATCACGTGGAGCACCCAGCCGAGCGGCAGGAGCGCGCGCTTCGCCTTCTGGTTCGAGAAGATCTTCGCGATCGGGGCGCCGTCGATCCACTCCATCGCGAGGTACGGCCGATCGCGGACCTCGCCGTACGCGAGGATGTGCACGACGTTCGGGTGGAGGATCCGCGACGCGGTGCACGCCTCGTCGAGGAACATCGCCCGCGCGTCGTCATCCCCGCGCATCGCGTCCGACAGCAGCTTGACGGCGACGATCTGGACGGACCCGTTGGGCCGCCTGAGCCGCGCAGCCCACACGGCGGCCATGCCGCCCACGGCTGCCGGGAACAGCAGCTCGTAGGGGCCGATCGTATCGCCCGGCTGGAAGTTACCGGGGTCGTCGTCGTTCCAATCACTCCACGGATCTTTGGCCACGCGCTCCCCCACCATGTCGGAAGACGTGCAGCGCGACAAGACCTGGCGCTCGGCCCCGTCTTCCCGCTCCCCTGCGCGGCGCCGCCGGTGTCAGGCCCGGCGACGCTCGCCTACCATGCGCTCGAGCCGCCCGAGCGCCCGGACGAGGACGTCCTCGCTCGGGCCGAAAGAAAAACGGACGTGGTGGCGGAACCGCGACGGCCGCCCCGCCCGGCGCTTGCCGGGGTTGACGTCGAAGAACTCGCCCGGCACGACGATGATCCGCTCCCCGAGGGCCGCCCGGAAGAAGCCGTAGCCGTCGGAGAGCCCCGGGGGCAGATCCGCGACCGAGCCCCAGACGTAGAACGTGCCCTCGGGCGCCGCGTCGACCGTGACGCCGAGCTTGCGCAGCCCCTCGAGCATGATCTCGCGCTTGTGCGAGAACGTCCGGTGGATGGCCGTCGTCTCGGCGCGGGTGTGCTCGATGGTGAGCAGCTCTGCGGCGGCGCGCTGCATCGGCTTGGAGCCGCCGCCGTCGAGGAAGCTGCCGGCGCTCGCCACCGCCTCGATGACCTCGCGCGGCCCCAGCGTCCAGGTGACGCGCCAGCCGGGGTAGCGCCAGTTCTTGGTCAGGCCGTCGAAGATCACGACCGGATCGCGATCGACCTCCTCGACGTAGCGCGCCGCGCTCTCCATCGGGGCGACGTCGCCCATCCCGTAGACGTAATGCGAGTAGAACTCGTCGAGCAAGAGCGCGCAATCGAGCTCCTTCGCCGTGCGGACCCAGGCGGCGAGCTCCTCGCCGCGCACGTGCTTCCCGGTCGGGTTGCAGGGGTTCGAGGCGAGGATCGCGCTCAGCCCGCGGCCCAGGATCTCGCGGCGCAGGTCGCCGACCGAGAACGAGTAGCCGCGCTCGCCCTCGAGCAGGATCGGGATCG is a genomic window of Sorangium aterium containing:
- a CDS encoding DUF2505 domain-containing protein, producing MGKFTLTHEINCNLETFWKLFLDKTFNEELYRKELGFPEFTITEQVETATEIIRRSAGKPKMNLPGPVEKLLGSGFRYTEEGRLNKATKVWTFKLTPSTLADKMRNEGVVRAEAIGDNKVRRTAEITIEAKVFGVGGMLESSAEKELRQGWELSAVFMNKWIAQGKAA
- a CDS encoding serine/threonine-protein kinase codes for the protein MAKDPWSDWNDDDPGNFQPGDTIGPYELLFPAAVGGMAAVWAARLRRPNGSVQIVAVKLLSDAMRGDDDARAMFLDEACTASRILHPNVVHILAYGEVRDRPYLAMEWIDGAPIAKIFSNQKAKRALLPLGWVLHVMIAACAGLHAAHEVRDDTGELLNLIHRDVTPENVMVTFDGMVKVVDFGVAKTRARAQTSRVGAIKGKTGYFSPEQVMGGALDRRSDLFSMGVLLYLLVTGHTPFRGKGPLEAMQQIANRNPQPPREIMPEVHPELDRIIMRALAKNPNERYQTAAELRRDLEQVSVAVRESYTDKQVGQLVRDLLPGVAEARKERIDQALDELDRILAERAHPQKPQASRPEDATEVMLRRISMLPILQDGPEATEGGGAADAAPPSSPAGPASSRMSGPASSRMSGPASSRMSGPASSRMSGPASSRMPAPTSPRRANADPMRKSNPDATRKSNPDATRKSNPDGAGSPFDFPAGLSPLPLIPPPLHVGPPAPPGPAAHVGPAAHAGGPASAVAPAPERRARPAPATWSFVRVALLALIVLGLIAAAAFALARSGRLPFGRVVVPSASPSASVPAVQTPDAGADAAAKPSASATAATVASDAVADAAAPIDAAAAEQIADAAAQVDAADAAAQVDAAAQVDAADAAADAAVPADAGAPLPSGQPAYIPGAAPAPGTPYPGSSVTPAPRVPGPLPTPSVTGWPPPRPSLQPAQPATPPTPALPRGPVPGQAPPRPRPAAPPLDLAPR
- a CDS encoding NAD(P)/FAD-dependent oxidoreductase, whose protein sequence is MEHVVIIGAGFGGLYAARALRREPVRVTVIDRHNHHTFQPLLYQVATAGLSASDIATPIRHVLRKQKNTSVILAEVKAIDPVQKRVIFEDGELGYDKLIVAAGASHSYFGNDAWAAFAPGLKTVEDALEIRRRVLVAFEAAEREPDPARRSAWMTFVVVGAGPTGVELAGALSELSRHTLRREFRHIDPSKARIVLLEGAGQVLPSYVPELGEKAKQQLAALNVEVRTNCRVTGIDEEGVSIGDKRIEARTVLWGAGVAASAIARTLGAPLDRAGRVLVAPDLTVPGHEDIYVIGDLASLKQEDGTPVPGVAPAAIQGGRHAARNVSRTLRGLPRLPFRYNDRGSMATIGRAAAVADFGKLKLSGFLAWLAWLFVHILFLIGFRNRFLVLFSWALSYVTYQRASRLITGEIPPLLEDHHAPELEARKDGGAVRRHQPMEPARTRA
- a CDS encoding pyridoxal phosphate-dependent aminotransferase — protein: MTEVEREHPDERGDLQGDEARPSDPGAPADRGNTPAPPRGDERAVHAFRKVPRTGVIYVTTEAARLGFKAGADEGTDGWCNLGQGQPETGPLPGSPPRCAAVPISGDDQEYAPVAGLWELREAIASLYNRAYRRGMPSRYTAENVAVSGGGRIALTRAAAALGQINLGHFLPDYTAYEELLDVFRLFSPIPILLEGERGYSFSVGDLRREILGRGLSAILASNPCNPTGKHVRGEELAAWVRTAKELDCALLLDEFYSHYVYGMGDVAPMESAARYVEEVDRDPVVIFDGLTKNWRYPGWRVTWTLGPREVIEAVASAGSFLDGGGSKPMQRAAAELLTIEHTRAETTAIHRTFSHKREIMLEGLRKLGVTVDAAPEGTFYVWGSVADLPPGLSDGYGFFRAALGERIIVVPGEFFDVNPGKRRAGRPSRFRHHVRFSFGPSEDVLVRALGRLERMVGERRRA
- a CDS encoding tetratricopeptide repeat protein, translating into MSEQSDWVLIGLDETTARRQGIPARMPVPRGEFEGLADKGLGIDAARKWIKDFLTNSEPGKSGVWRKQNSTLVSQFEAFLDKAPVWERAQKAFGERDYEKAISALKRIITMDPDDHAARLNLASAQANMGDHPAALKSFQAIRKTFQGDADYHVAVGQVHLAMQKKDAALDEMVLALEAKPDCQPALDAMVQLGVLTPIYENPRDAASLVYVRSDAVLEYLAGQWDAAPRDGAFYLEQLAYHERELRHDVALAAAERAVAASGEGASGERAHLARIAALRSLGRTDEALAAAEAFVATAPSSSGAWVELAKCLSQAGRGAEVPAAVERALESDPGDLAALSLRFWPSDPADIQKVNEAIPALAAFVAAHPESAGARRSLARAELVAGRIDDALAGFAAAVALAPGDDDLRAEHWTELGKQQRYPDIIADAARLSDLAKRDWKLRWNEAEAYAALGKNIEARAAFSAINFDESLHVDVRRRAKRAVKTMDETPPVVP
- a CDS encoding response regulator, which encodes MTCILVIDDDAAIRSMFVRSLRPLGEVEEANGGAPALRRLSARKFDLVVLDLHMPLVDGFSVLESLSAKGALNRDTPVFVVTADESQQARIRALRRHAIFLLSKPVNLAMLVSLAESSLKKAAARATPSPPSEEAQPEKPKEH